The genome window AGACATCGGCGTCCTGGATATGACGGCGGTCTTCGCGCAGGTGAGCAGTAATGCTGACGGCGCCGGCCTGGGCGCAGGTTTCTGCAGCTTCCAGTGTGTCAGGATAATCGGTTCCCCGTGCCTGGCGCAAGGTGGCAACGTGGTCGATGTTAACGCCTAATTTAAGAGGTTTATTCATGATGAACTGCTTCTTTGTGCTTTACAGGATCGTAGACCAGGCATGTGGCTGTATCCCATTGGTGAATGATAGAGAGGGCCGCGTATGAGGCCTTGAATAGGTCACGCAGCGTGCGCCCGTGTTCCGGATGTCCGGCGATTCCGGCGCTAATGGATGTTTTGATGCGTTTTCCTTCAAACAGAAAGATTTCTTTCTGAACAGCTTCGCGGAGCCGGAGTGCAATCATCTCTCCCTGTTCCAGAGAGCAGGGGGCCAGGATGAGAAAGTCATCACGATGATAACGGCCGATCAGGTCGCTGTTGCGGGTCAGGCGCTGGAGGACTTCGCTGACTCCGGCAATAACTGCATCTGCAGCCCTCTCCCCGTGAAGAGAGATGATGTTGTCAATATGGTTGATACCGATGCATAAAACGGCTGCCGGATCTTTTTTGAGCCGGATTTCCGACAGATATTTTCTCATGTAGGAGCCGACGGCCTCCGGTTTAAGAACCCCGGTCAACGGATCGATAGACGAGTTTTTATCTTTTTTACCCAGTTCGCTTGTTGCCTCTGTTCCGCCATCCTCTTCTACTTCCGGAATTGCAGCTGTTTTCAGAGATTGCTCTGCGGTGAAAGATGCCGATTCCAGAGCATCGGTAGCACTGTTAA of Tichowtungia aerotolerans contains these proteins:
- a CDS encoding diguanylate cyclase domain-containing protein, which gives rise to MLSTLHFLAIQQLPLAQAGQLLLVTGLAFGIITLICSTVRFHRLIQLSEEELTTTEDCNDFFFIQVTRYLSKISRTSPGFGLLVIQFQSNSPDLRSKQKQFLELLKKTVRKECDRTCLFQKDCVAAIIDTEEENVQIVAERIITELRSEISSIQEITAFRAGVSRFPANGLSTKELINSATDALESASFTAEQSLKTAAIPEVEEDGGTEATSELGKKDKNSSIDPLTGVLKPEAVGSYMRKYLSEIRLKKDPAAVLCIGINHIDNIISLHGERAADAVIAGVSEVLQRLTRNSDLIGRYHRDDFLILAPCSLEQGEMIALRLREAVQKEIFLFEGKRIKTSISAGIAGHPEHGRTLRDLFKASYAALSIIHQWDTATCLVYDPVKHKEAVHHE